TGTCTAATTCGACTAAAGAAGCAATTAATTCAATAAATTGGCATCATCAAACACAGCTTCCTTTTGGTGGTAGTTGGTATAATAACGAAGTACAACATTATACAAATAGGATTGAAAATTCTTTCGTAGAAAATGGAAATTTGAATATTTCAGCAATTTTCGAAGGAAGAATATCAGATGGCCAAGGATATACAGACCAAGGAGAAACGAAAGAGTACACATCTGCACGACTTAATTCTAAATTTGCATTTAAATACGGTAGAGTAGATGTTCGTGCAAAGTTGCCTTTTGGAGACGGAACTTGGCCAGCTATTTGGATGTTAGGAAAAAATATTAATGAAGATGGTGCATGGTGGGATTTACAAGGTTTTGGAGATACTAACTGGCCTGATTGTGGTGAAATAGATATTATGGAACATGGATTACATTCTCTTAATGAGGTTAGTGTTGCTTTACATACACCTTCAAGCTTTGGGGCAACTATAAATTCTGAAACCAAATTATTGCCAGATGTCGCTAATAACTTTCATTTGTATTCTATGAACTGGTCCCCAGACAAAATAGTTTTCTTAATTGATGACATACCTTTTTATACATATAATCCAACAATCAAAAATGCATCTACATGGCCTTTTGATGAAGAACAGTATATAATTCTAAATATTGCTATGGGAGGCGCTGGTGGACCTATAGACCCAAATTTCGCAAATAGCGAGATGGTTATTGATTATGTTAGAGTTTACCAAAGTTCTGCTCTTGATGTAGAAGAAAATGATTTAACAAATCAATTCAAGATTTATCCAAATCCATCTAATGCTATTATTTTTGTTGATAGCCAACTATCAATTGATAGTTTAAAACTCTACAATGCTTTAGGACAGATGGTAATTGAAAAATTTGGAGAAAAGCGTATAAATGTATCTAATTTACCCCAAGGTATTTATGTTCTTAAAATTATATCAGAAAATGCTACTATAACAAAACGAGTTGTAGTAAATTAGTAATTTACGTAGTCGATAATCTCTAAACCATACCCAATCATTCCTACTCGTTTAGTTTGTTTGCTGTTAGAAATCAATTGTATTTTACTGATATTCAAATCATGTAAAATCTGCGCACCAATTCCAAAATCCTTGTTGTCCATAGCTATACTTGGTGCTTTGGTAATTTCTCCTGTTTTTTGATTGTCTTTTAATACAGAAAGTCTATTCAATAAATTCATAGACTGGTTTTGTTGATTAATAAAAACAATAGCTCCTTTTTTGGCTTGGTTAACTACATTAAACATACCGTCTAACTTCTGGTCAGCGTTATTAGTCAGCGTCCCTAAAATATCATTATTTACCAATGTTGAATTGATTCGGGTTAAAACCTCGTCACCTGAGTTCCAACTACCTTTTGTAAGTGCAATATGTATTTGATTATTAGTCGTCTGCTCATATGCACGAAGTCTAAAAGTGCCAAAGCGTGTTTCTATATCAAAATCTTCTTTCTTTTCGATTAAAGAGTCATGCTCCATGCGGTAAGCGACTAAGTCTTCAATCGAAACAATTTTTAAATCAAATTTTTCTGCGACAGTAGCAAGTTGAGGTAAACGAGCCATTGTTCCATCTTCGTTCATGATTTCTACAATACAACCTGCAGGTTCAAAACCAGCTAATCGAGCAAAATCAATAGCAGCTTCTGTATGTCCAGTGCGTCTTAAAACACCACCTTCTTTTGCGACAAGAGGAAAGATATGTCCTGGTCTTGCTAAATCAAAAGGTTTGGTACTTTTATCAACTAGAGCTTTTACTGTTTTAGAGCGATCACTTGCAGAAATACCTGTAGTCACACCATTACCTCTAAGATCTACAGATACAGTAAAGGCAGTTTCCATTGGATCGGTGTTATTGCGTACCATCATGTTTAGGTCTAACTCTTTACATCTTTGCTCTGTAAGTGGCGTGCATATTAGACCGCGGCCGTGAGTAGCCATGAAGTTAATCATCTCTGGCGTTACAGTTTCTGCTGCAGCTAAAAAATCTCCTTCATTTTCTCTATTTTCATCATCTACAACAATGATAACTTTTCCTTTTCGGATATCTTCAATAGCTTCTTCAATGGTATTTAGGACGACTTTTGTGCTCACAGTTTCTGTAATCATGATTAAAATTTTAATTCTGCAAAGATACGCTTATTTTATTTCCTTAAGGCAACTCAAGTGGAAGTCTTCTTTGACTCTAGACTTTAGTATAAAATGCTTTACAGGATAAAAAGGTAGGCTTAATATCAAAAGTATTGGGTTTACTCTTTTCTTGATTTGCCCTATAGACTTATAAAATTTCGAATAATAAATTGAGGACACTATAACATAAAGACCAAAAATTCCTAATGAAATAAAACTCAGTGTTTTTACAATTTCTGATAACTCAGGAAGTTTATTGTTCTTAAATACAAAGTGCAGTACTAAAAATATAGCTCCCAAACTAAAGGTTACTAGGCTTGTTGTAGAGTAGTCTATATAATCTTTTAATTCTGATTTTGCAGTTTTAATCTTATTTGGAACTATTAACGAATTATCCTCTAGTTCATCTATTGTAATTTTTCTGTCAAATAAATGCTGAAGCGCAATTTGTTTTGGCTTTTTATCTAAGTCATATTCATTTTGATTTTTAACAATAATAATTAGTTCTTCAACTGAATGTTTATTGTAATAACTGTAAGATTGGATATTTTTAATATCATTCAACTCTGACTTAGACTTGAAAGCAAATAACTTTTTAATAGGAACTGTTATAAAATCGAGATTTATCAATCCTCGATCATTTGTAGCTCTGTGTGTTAAATAGATACTTAAGGGCAACATTATTAAAGTCGATAACCATGTGCCAAGTGCAGGGTCAATCGCATCACTTTTGGCATTATTTTTAATAAATATCCCTATAAAATGATAGCTTAAAAATAATAATATAGCAATTACCATTGGTAATCCAATACCGCCTTTTCTTATTAATGCGCCTAATGGTGCACCAACAAAAAAGAGAATAATACAAGCAAAACCTAGGGCATATTTTTCATGCAATGAAATGATGTATTTATTGCGTTCTGTTGTTCTAGCTTTATATGTATTTTGATTGGTTTGAAGTATTTGAGAAGTAGTCGTGGCTGTTCGAAAAGCTAAATCAAGTATTTGAACTTTTGTTTTTGTATTAAATAAGTCAAGGATGTCAGTATCGTAAATACTATCGTTTTTTGATTCGATACTTGTTGCTAGGCTCGCATACGTACTTCTGTTGTACAAGCTGGTAGATAATTCCTTATAATCTTCTTTTCTTTCGTTGTATAAGGTGTCAATTTTTTTAGTCAATTCCCCAACACTAAGCATTGTGTATCTGTCGTCACTACTTTTTTCATCCATGTCTACATTACCTAAGTTTCCAAGGTCAATGTTTATAGTGTATGTTTTAAATTGACTTTGCGCATGAGGTTTTCGCTTAATAAATTCCCTAGTATCTCTTGTGATTAATTCATCATAAAAATTACCATTTGTAAGCTCTAATTTCAGAATATTAGAATCCTCAGCACTTTTAAGTTCTCCTTTTTCTGCTATAATTGTGGTATAATTTCCGCGCTTAAAAGATTTCTTTTGGTGTATAATAACTTTGTCTAAAAACTGTCCACGTTCACCGCTTTTATTTTCAACTCTAATATTAATGTTGCCAATTTCATTAAACTGACCTTCGGCAATAGCAAGTGCAGGTTTTACTTTTGCAATATTTCGTCTTAGGTTATAAAAATTATATTCACCCCAAGGAATAACGTTATTAGCAAATAAAAAACAGCCAAAACCCAACGCTACTATAAATACCGAAAGACTTCGCATTGCACGTTGTAGAGAAATACCTGTGGATTTCATTGCAGCAAACTCATAGTTTTCAGCAAAATTACCAAAAACCATTATTGAGGCTAATAAGACTGTAAGCGGAACAACTAATGGAATAAGCTTGGGTGAGTAATAAAAAATAAACTTTAGCGTAGTAACAATATCTAAATCCTTACCAGCTAGTTCAGAGATGTAAAGCCATAGACCTTGTAAAACAAAAATGAACATAAATATTATAAATATGCTCACAAATGTATTTAGGTAGGTTTTTAGTATGTACCTGTCTAAAATTTTCAAGTTTAATCTATTTTATTGATGTAATAATCTGAATATTTATTTTCATCAAAAGTAAATAGAGTTTTTGGGATAGCTTGGTTGGTTTTAAAAGAATTAACGGTTAAAATTGTTTTCGTTCCATTTTTCCCAACTTCAATTAAGTTATATATGTGTTTTGTTGTGGCATCAATCCCTAAAAGCACATGTTTAATATCCGAATTGCTATCTATTGGAGTAAGCTTAACATACTGAATTTTTCTACCTTTTACATTTTGAACAATATCCATTTTGTAATTGTAACCATCTTCGTAAAAGGATAGCATTTTACTAGGTGTAATTGTACCTTCATCTTCTGTATTTTCAGAAGAAATGGTAACTTCTTCGTCCTCAGGGCTAATATTGTAAAGTGTTTTGCCATCGTAGATACGAGTAACGCCTAATACATTTAAAACATATTTGTTACCTTGAATAGTAACATCGCCCTTAGTTTCTTGAGTTATATTTTCGCTGACATTATTTAACTCATATTTAAAATCTACACTAATATTTTCGTAAGCTTTTACTTTTTTACTTACGTCATTCAAAAGCGTTTCTGCTTTGTCTTGTGCAAAAACACTACTTGTAATAATCAGGGCAAAAAGAATACTTAATTTTTTCATTTTATGTTTTTATTAAATGCCGTTCTGGCTTTCGTTATCTAATAATTGTTGTAATGCTACCAAATCTGGAACCAAAACCTGTCTGGCTTTACTACCTTCAAAACCACCAACGATTCCTGCTGCTTCTAACTGGTCAATAATTCTACCAGCGCGATTATAACCTAACTTTAACTTTCGTTGCAGTAATGAAGCAGAACCTTGTTGTGCCGTTACAATAATTTCAGCAGCATCTCTAAACAATTTATCTCTGTCTGCTATGTCTATATCAAGATTTGTGCCACCTTCTTCACCAACATATTCCGGCAGTAAATATGCATCTGGATACGCTTTTTGAGAACCTATAAATTCTGTAATACGTTCCACTTCAGGTGTATCTACAAATGCACATTGAATTCTAATTAAATCATTGCCTTGTGTATATAGCATATCACCACGTCCAATCAATTGATCAGCACCAGCACCATCTAAAATCGTACGTGAGTCTATTTTTGATGTTACTCTAAATGCTATTCTAGCTGGGAAATTTGCTTTTATAATACCTGTAATTACATTTACAGATGGACGCTGCGTTGCAATTATTAAGTGAATACCGATAGCACGAGCCAGTTGCGCTAGTCTAGCTATTGGTGTTTCTACTTCTTTACCAGCTGTCATTATAAGATCTGCAAACTCATCAACTACCAAAACAATGTAAGGTAAAAACTGATGCCCATCATTTGGATTAAGTTTACGAGCCTTAAACTTTTTATTGTACTCTGCTATATTTCTACAAAATGCATTTTTAAGCAAATCATAACGGTTATCCATTTCTATACAAAGAGAATTCAGTGTATTAATAACCTTGGTATTGTCTGTAATTATAGCATCTTCACTATCAGGAAGTTTTGCTAAATAATGACGTTCAATTTTATTAAATAATGTCAGCTCAACTTTTTTCGGATCTACTAAAACAAATTTAACTTCAGCTGGATGTTTTTTGTATAATAGTGATGTCAAAACAGCATTTAAGCCAACAGACTTACCTTGTCCAGTTGCACCTGCCATTAATAAATGAGGCATTTTAGCTAGGTCTACAACAAGTGTTTCGTTACTGATGGTTTTTCCTAAAGCAATTGGTAATTGCATTTTAGAGGTTTGAAATTTTTGAGAAGCAATAGCCGAGTGCATTGATACGATTGTTGCTTTTTTATTAGGTACCTCTATACCAATAGTACCTTTACCTGGAATAGGAGCAATGATACGAATGCCTAATGCAGCAAGTGATAATGCGATATCATCTTCTAGATTTTTTATTTTTGAAATTCGAATACCAGCTTCTGGAACAATTTCGTAAAGAGTAACTGTAGGACCAATAGTTGCCGAAATACTTGTAATACCTATTTTGTAATTACTTAAAGTTTCAACGATACGATTTTTATTCTCTTCAAGTTCGTCTTGATCTATTGAGATGCCTTCGTTATCGTATTTTTTGAGTAAGTCTAAAGGTGGAAATTGAAAATTGCTCAACTCTAAAGTTGGGTCAAATTGTCCAAAGTCTTCAACAAGTTTATCAGCAAGATTATCAGTTTCTGACTTCTCTTCTTTAGCTATCTCTACTTGCATTTCTACTTCTGGTTCAGGCTCTTTAATGATAACTTCCATTTCTTTTGGAGGTTCTACATTAAGCTTTTCAGATGTTTTACTTTCAATCTTTGAATGTTTTGAAATCGTAGGTTCTAGATTGTCTAGTGGAATTTCGAATGCCGATTTTATAGATTCTGCTTCTTCAGACAAACTATTATCTACAGAGACGACCTCTTTTTCAGAACCTTCAGTTGAAGTGGCGTTAAAATCGGCTTCAATATCTTTTTTAGCACTTTTAAAAAA
This DNA window, taken from Winogradskyella sp. PC-19, encodes the following:
- a CDS encoding FtsK/SpoIIIE family DNA translocase, which translates into the protein MAKRTTKKKTTTKSKAKRKPISFKLSNQQKLIVGSLLIILGVLLFISFVSFLFTGKEDQSLLSEFPSRQVEAKNWASQFGAKLSEWFITKGFGLPSFIFSGLLFLSGVYVTLNLKLSKLRKHWIWGTLIVIWLSIFFGFFTHKFDILGGVIGYEMNHFFQDYIGKIGTALLLAFGLIVYLAIRFNLTGDSFVSFFKSAKKDIEADFNATSTEGSEKEVVSVDNSLSEEAESIKSAFEIPLDNLEPTISKHSKIESKTSEKLNVEPPKEMEVIIKEPEPEVEMQVEIAKEEKSETDNLADKLVEDFGQFDPTLELSNFQFPPLDLLKKYDNEGISIDQDELEENKNRIVETLSNYKIGITSISATIGPTVTLYEIVPEAGIRISKIKNLEDDIALSLAALGIRIIAPIPGKGTIGIEVPNKKATIVSMHSAIASQKFQTSKMQLPIALGKTISNETLVVDLAKMPHLLMAGATGQGKSVGLNAVLTSLLYKKHPAEVKFVLVDPKKVELTLFNKIERHYLAKLPDSEDAIITDNTKVINTLNSLCIEMDNRYDLLKNAFCRNIAEYNKKFKARKLNPNDGHQFLPYIVLVVDEFADLIMTAGKEVETPIARLAQLARAIGIHLIIATQRPSVNVITGIIKANFPARIAFRVTSKIDSRTILDGAGADQLIGRGDMLYTQGNDLIRIQCAFVDTPEVERITEFIGSQKAYPDAYLLPEYVGEEGGTNLDIDIADRDKLFRDAAEIIVTAQQGSASLLQRKLKLGYNRAGRIIDQLEAAGIVGGFEGSKARQVLVPDLVALQQLLDNESQNGI
- a CDS encoding LolA family protein, coding for MKKLSILFALIITSSVFAQDKAETLLNDVSKKVKAYENISVDFKYELNNVSENITQETKGDVTIQGNKYVLNVLGVTRIYDGKTLYNISPEDEEVTISSENTEDEGTITPSKMLSFYEDGYNYKMDIVQNVKGRKIQYVKLTPIDSNSDIKHVLLGIDATTKHIYNLIEVGKNGTKTILTVNSFKTNQAIPKTLFTFDENKYSDYYINKID
- a CDS encoding family 16 glycosylhydrolase, yielding MNCKLFFTRLFCFFTLYITSQQIPLDFSSTDDTFIGFAGSGFSFRTVSPSTSSNPGGQFFNDGSQPFQGFYIDLVQPIVLDSDNKLFSLEFYSFDPNNHNIILKLEDSNNTDVEVITEFSVPSPSDWTTVIFDFSNAIETSTGNPINATGSYSRVTIFIDGGTNVSGTYIIDDITNGDVTPPVNPNTIDIIYDNLVWSDEFDGLVSNSTKEAINSINWHHQTQLPFGGSWYNNEVQHYTNRIENSFVENGNLNISAIFEGRISDGQGYTDQGETKEYTSARLNSKFAFKYGRVDVRAKLPFGDGTWPAIWMLGKNINEDGAWWDLQGFGDTNWPDCGEIDIMEHGLHSLNEVSVALHTPSSFGATINSETKLLPDVANNFHLYSMNWSPDKIVFLIDDIPFYTYNPTIKNASTWPFDEEQYIILNIAMGGAGGPIDPNFANSEMVIDYVRVYQSSALDVEENDLTNQFKIYPNPSNAIIFVDSQLSIDSLKLYNALGQMVIEKFGEKRINVSNLPQGIYVLKIISENATITKRVVVN
- a CDS encoding LptF/LptG family permease; translation: MKILDRYILKTYLNTFVSIFIIFMFIFVLQGLWLYISELAGKDLDIVTTLKFIFYYSPKLIPLVVPLTVLLASIMVFGNFAENYEFAAMKSTGISLQRAMRSLSVFIVALGFGCFLFANNVIPWGEYNFYNLRRNIAKVKPALAIAEGQFNEIGNINIRVENKSGERGQFLDKVIIHQKKSFKRGNYTTIIAEKGELKSAEDSNILKLELTNGNFYDELITRDTREFIKRKPHAQSQFKTYTINIDLGNLGNVDMDEKSSDDRYTMLSVGELTKKIDTLYNERKEDYKELSTSLYNRSTYASLATSIESKNDSIYDTDILDLFNTKTKVQILDLAFRTATTTSQILQTNQNTYKARTTERNKYIISLHEKYALGFACIILFFVGAPLGALIRKGGIGLPMVIAILLFLSYHFIGIFIKNNAKSDAIDPALGTWLSTLIMLPLSIYLTHRATNDRGLINLDFITVPIKKLFAFKSKSELNDIKNIQSYSYYNKHSVEELIIIVKNQNEYDLDKKPKQIALQHLFDRKITIDELEDNSLIVPNKIKTAKSELKDYIDYSTTSLVTFSLGAIFLVLHFVFKNNKLPELSEIVKTLSFISLGIFGLYVIVSSIYYSKFYKSIGQIKKRVNPILLILSLPFYPVKHFILKSRVKEDFHLSCLKEIK
- the ribB gene encoding 3,4-dihydroxy-2-butanone-4-phosphate synthase, which codes for MITETVSTKVVLNTIEEAIEDIRKGKVIIVVDDENRENEGDFLAAAETVTPEMINFMATHGRGLICTPLTEQRCKELDLNMMVRNNTDPMETAFTVSVDLRGNGVTTGISASDRSKTVKALVDKSTKPFDLARPGHIFPLVAKEGGVLRRTGHTEAAIDFARLAGFEPAGCIVEIMNEDGTMARLPQLATVAEKFDLKIVSIEDLVAYRMEHDSLIEKKEDFDIETRFGTFRLRAYEQTTNNQIHIALTKGSWNSGDEVLTRINSTLVNNDILGTLTNNADQKLDGMFNVVNQAKKGAIVFINQQNQSMNLLNRLSVLKDNQKTGEITKAPSIAMDNKDFGIGAQILHDLNISKIQLISNSKQTKRVGMIGYGLEIIDYVNY